The nucleotide window CCTCTACGCTCATTTGATCCAGTTTATCCAGCCGGATAATTTCTCCGCCGCGAAGTCGACAGATTATATTGTTTACCTGTATGCGGGCGGTGTAGGAACCATCAGCGGTTCCATCTTTGGCGCGGTAGTGCTGACGATCCTGCCGGAGCTTCTGAGATTTTTGAACGACTGGCGTCTCGTTATATACGCGCTGCTCCTGCTCTATATTATTATCTGGAAGCCTTACGGACTGTTTGGAGGAAGGGAATTTAAATTCCTTAATCTGGAAACCATCGAAGCGACAGATTCCAAGCTGGGGAAATGGATACGCAGGAGGCTTAAAAGAAAAAAAGAGGAGGCGAAATCATGAGCAAGCTGGAAGCGAAGCATTTGGGAATACGCTTTGGCGGCTTACAGGCTGTAAAGGATTTCAACCTCACAATGGAATCCGGGGAATTGGTGGCTATCATCGGCCCCAACGGAGCCGGTAAGACGACGACCTTTAATATGCTCACGGGGATGTATCTGCCCACGGAGGGAGAACTGGCGCTGGACGATATCTCCATGGTGGGGAAAATGCCCTATGAGATCAATGAAATGGGGCTGTCCAGGACCTTCCAGAATATCCGGCTGTTCAGCAGCCTGAGCGTAATGGAAAACATACGGATCGCAATGAAGCGGGAAGCAAAATATTCCTTTTTTGAGGCGCTGTTCCGAACAAAAAAGTATAAGCTGGCCGAAAAGCAGATCAATGAGGAAGCCACGGAACTTCTTAAGCTATTTGAGATGGAGGATGTGGCAGGTCTTCAGGCAAAGAACCTGCCTTATGGCGAGCAGCGAAAACTGGAAATTATCCGTGCTTTGGCGGGGAAGCCTAAAATACTACTTTTGGACGAACCAGCGGCCGGCATGAATCCGACGGAGATTGAGGAGGTAATGGGCATCATCGCAAAGGTTCGGAAAATGTACGACGTATCGATCCTGCTGATCGAGCACCACATGAGCATGGTAATGAAGATCGCGGACAGGATTCTGGTACTGGATTTTGGAGAGACTATTGCAGAAGGGACGCCGGAAGAGATTCAGGGCAATCCCAAGGTAATTGAAGCATATCTCGGGAAAGGAGGTGCGGACGAGGATGAGTGATTTATCAATCCAGAATCTCCATGTATCATATGGCAGTGTCAATGCTGTCAGGGGCGTAAGCTTTGAAGTACACGAGGGCGAGATCGTGACGCTGATCGGAGCGAACGGCGCGGGAAAGACGACCATGCTCCGTGCGATTTCCGGGCTGGAAAAGGCAAAGGAAGGCTCAATCCTGTACGGCGGCGCCGATCTTACAAAGCTGCCGGCCCATAAGATCGTGGAGCAGGGAATCGTACATATCCCCGAGGGGCGGAGGATCTTTTCGAATCTGACCGTATACGATAACCTGATAATGGGGGCTCATCTCCGAAAGGATACCGGAGAGGTTAAGGCAGATCTGGAGGACTGCTTTGACATTTTTCCCCGCCTTAAGGAAAGATCAGGACAGCTTGGCGGAACACTTTCCGGCGGAGAGCAGCAGATGCTGGCAATTGCCAGGGGGATCATGACCCATGGAAAGACTATGCTCCTGGACGAGCCTTCCATGGGACTGGCGCCGCTTGTGGTGGAGGAGATCTTTGAAGTCATCAAACGCATTAACAGACGGGGGACAACGATTTTACTGGTGGAGCAGAACGCAAATATCGCCCTTAAAAATGCGGACAGAGCATACGTTCTGGAAACAGGCACTATCGTCAAGGATGGCAGCGCAAAGGATCTGCTGCATGATCCCTCGATTCGCGCGGCATATCTGGGATGCTGATTATATTATTAAAAGAAAGAGGTAAGCACAATGGCTACTAGTTTAAATCCGTATGTTTTGTCGGCCCCTAATTCTAAGATCAGAACAGTATTTAACAAGGTGGACGGAAAAGAGGGGCTTGTAAAATTTGTACTGGGTGAACCCAATTTTGATACGGCTCCCAATATTATTGCTGCCGCGGAAAAGGCGCTGGAGGCGGGACATACACATTATGTTGCAAATGCAGGAATTTTTGAACTTCGCAAAGCAATCTCGGATAAAATGCAGAGAGACAATCATATATATTATGATCCCCAAACAGAGATCATGGTTGCGAACGGAGGAACAGAGGCGATCTGGCTGTCGATGCAGGCAATCATAGAGCCGGGAGATGAGGTGCTTGTCCCCGGACCCTATTGGTCCCCGTATCCGTCTCTGGTCAAACTGCTGCACGCGGTGCCGGTGGTCGTCCCGATGCTCGAAGAGGATGGGTTCATGTATAATATCGAGAACCTGAGGAAGGCGGTGACGCCAAGGACAAAGCTGCTGATTCTCAATACCCCTTGTAATCCGACAGGCGGCATGGCTGATCTGCAGCTTCTGAAGGAAATTGCAGCTTTGGCAAAAGAGCGTGATTTTTATGTTATGTCGGACGAGGTGTACGAGAAGCTGGTATATGACGGAAACGAGCATGTCAGTCTGGCCTCTCTGCCGGGAATGAAGGAAAGGACCATTACGGTCAACAGCTTCTCAAAGTCCTATGCTATGACCGGCTGGCGCGTCGGTTATGTCATGTCAGACGCTAAAATCATCAAATACTGCAATAAGCTGCATGAGCTGGAAGCTTCCTGTACCAATGTTCCTGCTCAGTGGGGAGCTGTTGAGGCGCTGACAGGGGATCAGGCTGTTGTTGATTTTATGCTGGGAGAGTATACGAGACGGCGCAGGATGATTGTTGACGGCCTTAATGCCATAAAAGGGATCAGCTGTGTAGCGCCTAAGGGAACCTTCTATGCTTTTGCGAATATGAAAGGAGCCAATATGTGCTCCGATGAATTCTGCAATCGCCTGATCGACGAGGCCGGTCTGGTGGTGATTCCCGGTGATGCCTTTGGTGAATACGGAGAGGGATACGTCCGTATGTCCTTTGCCGTATCGGATGAAACTATTATAG belongs to Qiania dongpingensis and includes:
- a CDS encoding ABC transporter ATP-binding protein, which codes for MSDLSIQNLHVSYGSVNAVRGVSFEVHEGEIVTLIGANGAGKTTMLRAISGLEKAKEGSILYGGADLTKLPAHKIVEQGIVHIPEGRRIFSNLTVYDNLIMGAHLRKDTGEVKADLEDCFDIFPRLKERSGQLGGTLSGGEQQMLAIARGIMTHGKTMLLDEPSMGLAPLVVEEIFEVIKRINRRGTTILLVEQNANIALKNADRAYVLETGTIVKDGSAKDLLHDPSIRAAYLGC
- a CDS encoding ABC transporter ATP-binding protein, with product MSKLEAKHLGIRFGGLQAVKDFNLTMESGELVAIIGPNGAGKTTTFNMLTGMYLPTEGELALDDISMVGKMPYEINEMGLSRTFQNIRLFSSLSVMENIRIAMKREAKYSFFEALFRTKKYKLAEKQINEEATELLKLFEMEDVAGLQAKNLPYGEQRKLEIIRALAGKPKILLLDEPAAGMNPTEIEEVMGIIAKVRKMYDVSILLIEHHMSMVMKIADRILVLDFGETIAEGTPEEIQGNPKVIEAYLGKGGADEDE
- a CDS encoding pyridoxal phosphate-dependent aminotransferase encodes the protein MATSLNPYVLSAPNSKIRTVFNKVDGKEGLVKFVLGEPNFDTAPNIIAAAEKALEAGHTHYVANAGIFELRKAISDKMQRDNHIYYDPQTEIMVANGGTEAIWLSMQAIIEPGDEVLVPGPYWSPYPSLVKLLHAVPVVVPMLEEDGFMYNIENLRKAVTPRTKLLILNTPCNPTGGMADLQLLKEIAALAKERDFYVMSDEVYEKLVYDGNEHVSLASLPGMKERTITVNSFSKSYAMTGWRVGYVMSDAKIIKYCNKLHELEASCTNVPAQWGAVEALTGDQAVVDFMLGEYTRRRRMIVDGLNAIKGISCVAPKGTFYAFANMKGANMCSDEFCNRLIDEAGLVVIPGDAFGEYGEGYVRMSFAVSDETIIEGLNRLDMFMSKLSI